In Candidatus Melainabacteria bacterium, a single window of DNA contains:
- a CDS encoding tyrosine phenol-lyase encodes MPVAEPYKIKMVEPLMMSTREYRSQAIKNAHYNTFLLQSRDVYIDLLTDSGTAAMSEYQWAGMMLGDEAYAGSKNFYVLESAVQKYYGYEFVLPTHQGRGAEHIISKLLIKPGDYVPGNMYFTTTRAHQELAGGTFVDVIIDEAHDPKSVHPFKGNVDLDKLKNLVSLVGRERIPYLNFQACVNMAGGQPFSLANFKIVSEYCHSQGIKVVLDATRCLENAWFIKKKEPGYSDKSIAQILMEICSLTDACTMSGKKDLLVNIGGFLGLRDAKLYEKASELGTLFEGLHTYGGMAGRDMEAMARGIEEAVKEDHLDQRIGQVHYLGEKIQEYGVPIVLPIGGHAVYIDAAAMLPHLSQDQFPAQSLAAALYLETGVRAMERGVVSAGRDKVSGQHNYPKLELVRLTVPRRVYTNSHMDVVAYGVGLCQEQCNQIKGLEMTYEPENMRFFQARFALPSSAQKTTAPLTVTGATNGATSAAANAAASAATTVATNPATSAMTASRP; translated from the coding sequence ATGCCGGTTGCTGAGCCCTACAAAATCAAGATGGTTGAGCCCTTGATGATGAGTACAAGGGAGTATCGCTCACAAGCCATTAAGAATGCGCACTACAATACATTTCTTCTGCAATCTCGCGATGTATACATCGATCTTCTCACTGACAGCGGCACCGCTGCGATGAGCGAATATCAATGGGCTGGAATGATGCTCGGCGACGAAGCATATGCTGGATCAAAGAACTTCTATGTACTCGAATCAGCAGTGCAAAAATATTATGGATATGAATTTGTATTGCCCACTCACCAGGGTCGTGGTGCCGAGCACATCATTTCAAAACTTCTGATCAAACCAGGAGATTACGTTCCTGGCAACATGTACTTTACGACAACGCGCGCACACCAGGAACTGGCTGGTGGCACTTTCGTAGACGTCATCATTGATGAAGCCCATGATCCAAAATCAGTGCATCCGTTCAAAGGAAACGTCGATCTGGACAAACTGAAAAACTTAGTCAGCCTCGTTGGACGCGAACGCATCCCTTATCTGAATTTTCAAGCCTGTGTCAACATGGCAGGAGGGCAGCCATTCTCGCTGGCAAATTTCAAGATCGTATCTGAATATTGTCACTCACAGGGAATAAAAGTTGTCCTCGATGCAACGAGATGTTTGGAAAACGCCTGGTTTATCAAAAAGAAGGAACCGGGTTACAGCGATAAATCAATTGCCCAAATCCTGATGGAAATTTGCAGTCTGACCGACGCCTGCACAATGTCAGGCAAAAAGGATTTGCTCGTAAACATAGGCGGGTTCCTGGGGCTGCGTGACGCAAAGCTGTATGAAAAGGCATCTGAGCTTGGAACACTGTTCGAGGGTCTGCATACCTATGGTGGCATGGCAGGACGCGACATGGAAGCCATGGCGCGTGGTATTGAAGAAGCTGTAAAAGAAGACCACCTCGACCAGCGCATCGGACAAGTTCATTACCTGGGTGAAAAAATTCAGGAATATGGTGTGCCGATTGTTCTTCCCATAGGTGGACACGCTGTCTACATAGATGCTGCGGCAATGCTTCCGCACTTGAGCCAAGATCAATTCCCTGCGCAGAGCCTCGCAGCAGCACTATATTTGGAGACTGGCGTGCGCGCAATGGAAAGAGGGGTTGTGTCAGCCGGCCGTGACAAAGTCTCGGGACAGCACAATTATCCGAAATTAGAACTTGTGCGATTGACTGTACCCAGACGCGTCTATACCAACTCACACATGGACGTAGTGGCATATGGCGTCGGCTTATGTCAGGAACAGTGCAACCAAATCAAAGGATTGGAAATGACCTACGAACCGGAGAATATGAGGTTCTTCCAGGCGCGCTTCGCATTACCGTCAAGCGCACAAAAAACGACAGCACCATTAACGGTGACGGGTGCGACGAATGGTGCGACAAGCGCAGCGGCAAATGCAGCGGCAAGCGCAGCGACGACTGTAGCGACAAATCCTGCGACCAGTGCGATGACTGCTTCCCGTCCTTAA
- a CDS encoding nitronate monooxygenase, protein MITYPTLIQGGMGVAVSNYRLARAVSKSGQLGVVSGTMLDTVLARRLQDGDPDGSMRRAISAFPINDISERVLRDYFIEGGKEKSASYKPVPMHSMKSSRSLVELTILANFVEVFLAKEGHGGVVGINYLTKIELPTLPSLFGAMLAGVDYVLMGAGIPKAIPGILDCLSEKKPVSLKIDVQGSSTDESYVLEFDPAHFPIEQASLKRPKFLAIVSSSVLAQSLSKKSSGKVDGFVVEHHCAGGHNAPPRGGIKLDEKGEPIYGPKDEIDPESFRKLGLPFWLAGGYGTSEGLQKALDAGAQGVQVGSLFAFCDESGITAEIKKTVIKLVKEGDPSVFTDPLASASRYPFKVVPVESSFSDEQIYLSRERVCDLGYLREAYKKEDGSVAFRCSGEPVGTYVRKGGAVEDTCGKKCLCNALMSTVGLPQVQHDGYVEPPLVTAGDYLGEIAKIVGESRDSYTVQDVLNFLFEREKVPHAV, encoded by the coding sequence ATGATTACTTATCCCACACTTATTCAAGGCGGAATGGGTGTCGCTGTATCAAACTACAGGCTGGCGCGAGCGGTTTCTAAAAGTGGGCAACTCGGTGTTGTCTCAGGGACAATGCTGGATACCGTGCTGGCAAGGCGGTTGCAAGACGGCGACCCTGATGGATCAATGCGGAGAGCAATATCTGCTTTTCCGATAAATGACATATCAGAGCGTGTGCTAAGAGATTATTTTATCGAAGGCGGCAAGGAAAAAAGTGCTTCTTATAAGCCGGTTCCGATGCACTCCATGAAGTCATCGAGGAGTCTTGTCGAGCTGACGATACTCGCCAATTTTGTAGAAGTTTTTCTGGCTAAGGAAGGACATGGTGGTGTTGTGGGAATCAACTATCTAACCAAGATTGAGCTTCCCACTCTGCCGTCATTGTTTGGTGCAATGCTGGCGGGTGTTGATTATGTTTTGATGGGAGCAGGCATTCCCAAAGCAATTCCGGGCATTCTTGATTGCTTGAGTGAAAAGAAACCGGTGAGTTTGAAGATCGATGTGCAAGGATCCAGCACGGATGAAAGCTATGTTCTTGAGTTTGATCCTGCTCATTTCCCCATCGAACAGGCGAGTTTGAAGCGACCTAAGTTTTTGGCAATCGTCTCTTCGTCAGTATTGGCGCAGTCTTTGTCGAAAAAGTCGAGCGGTAAGGTGGATGGCTTCGTCGTCGAACATCATTGCGCCGGAGGGCATAACGCACCACCGCGTGGTGGTATCAAACTGGACGAAAAGGGCGAGCCGATTTACGGTCCAAAAGACGAAATAGATCCTGAGAGCTTTCGAAAGTTAGGATTGCCATTCTGGCTTGCAGGCGGATATGGCACAAGTGAGGGGCTTCAAAAAGCGCTTGATGCGGGAGCCCAGGGCGTGCAAGTAGGTAGTTTATTTGCGTTTTGCGACGAGTCGGGTATTACAGCCGAAATCAAAAAGACGGTGATTAAACTGGTTAAGGAAGGCGATCCAAGCGTGTTTACAGATCCGTTGGCTTCGGCGTCACGTTATCCGTTCAAGGTCGTGCCTGTGGAGTCATCTTTTTCGGACGAGCAAATCTATTTGAGCAGAGAGCGGGTTTGCGATCTGGGCTACTTGCGAGAAGCCTATAAGAAAGAGGACGGCTCGGTCGCGTTCAGGTGTTCGGGTGAGCCTGTCGGTACCTATGTGCGGAAAGGTGGAGCTGTTGAAGATACTTGTGGCAAGAAGTGCTTGTGTAATGCGCTCATGTCGACGGTTGGCCTTCCTCAGGTTCAGCACGACGGATACGTTGAACCACCGCTCGTGACAGCCGGTGACTATCTTGGTGAGATCGCCAAGATAGTTGGCGAAAGCAGAGATTCATATACTGTGCAAGACGTTCTAAATTTCCTCTTCGAACGCGAAAAAGTTCCGCACGCTGTTTGA
- a CDS encoding 4Fe-4S ferredoxin — translation MLPQTNKALLNAEGSLDYDALKELVISLGADDAGFVDIDRQSMVQQKLELANVFPEAKSFISIVVRMNREPIRSPARSVANLEFHNQGEEVNAIARQIVAKLEKISVRALNPSMGFPMEMQKFPGKVWVISHKPIAEAAGLGKMGINRNVIHPRFGNFILLGTIVTDTPISRYDKPIDYNPCIDCKLCVAVCPVGAIAPTGEFDFSACYTHNYREFMGGFNDWVGTVADSRGRKDYESKVTAAESVSMWQSLSFGPNYKAAYCMSVCPAGDDVIGQFLNSRKEFLGDVVKPLQKKEEPIYVVRDTDAEEHVKKRFPHKTVRFVNNSLVPNSIETFISGLRSVFQRKRAGDIDINLHFTFTGKEPACAGIRINKGKLTVTKIHEGTADLKVTADSSFWIDFLNHRRTIPIGLLTGKIRMTGNPIHLLKFQKCFPV, via the coding sequence ATGCTACCGCAGACAAACAAAGCGCTGCTCAATGCGGAAGGAAGTCTTGACTATGATGCACTCAAGGAATTGGTGATCAGTCTTGGTGCGGATGACGCAGGATTTGTCGACATTGACAGACAGTCCATGGTTCAACAGAAGCTGGAATTAGCAAATGTATTTCCTGAGGCTAAGTCCTTTATCAGCATAGTTGTCCGCATGAACCGAGAACCGATAAGAAGTCCAGCAAGATCAGTCGCGAATCTCGAATTCCACAATCAAGGCGAAGAGGTAAACGCGATCGCCAGACAAATAGTCGCGAAGCTGGAAAAAATCAGCGTCAGAGCTCTAAACCCTTCTATGGGATTTCCAATGGAGATGCAAAAATTTCCTGGAAAAGTGTGGGTGATATCACATAAACCCATAGCAGAAGCTGCGGGTCTCGGGAAAATGGGAATCAACAGAAACGTTATACATCCACGATTCGGCAACTTCATATTGCTGGGCACTATTGTCACTGACACTCCCATCAGCCGGTATGACAAGCCCATTGATTACAATCCATGCATTGACTGTAAGCTTTGCGTCGCAGTCTGTCCTGTAGGAGCGATAGCACCAACCGGAGAATTCGACTTTTCTGCGTGCTATACCCACAACTATCGCGAGTTCATGGGTGGCTTCAACGATTGGGTAGGAACAGTCGCCGACAGTCGTGGACGCAAAGACTATGAGTCTAAAGTAACTGCCGCAGAGTCAGTTTCAATGTGGCAGAGCCTGTCGTTCGGACCGAATTACAAAGCAGCGTACTGTATGTCGGTGTGCCCAGCTGGTGATGATGTTATCGGGCAGTTTCTAAACAGCCGAAAAGAGTTTCTTGGAGATGTAGTTAAACCACTGCAGAAAAAGGAAGAACCCATCTATGTGGTTCGTGATACCGATGCAGAAGAACACGTGAAGAAACGCTTTCCACACAAAACAGTTCGATTTGTCAACAACAGTCTGGTACCAAATTCGATTGAAACCTTCATCAGCGGCTTAAGATCGGTTTTTCAGAGAAAACGTGCCGGCGACATTGATATCAATTTGCATTTCACTTTCACTGGAAAGGAACCTGCCTGCGCTGGAATCAGGATTAACAAAGGGAAACTAACGGTAACTAAGATCCACGAAGGAACTGCTGATTTGAAAGTAACAGCTGATTCTAGTTTCTGGATTGACTTTTTGAATCATCGTCGTACCATCCCGATCGGCTTGCTCACAGGAAAGATTCGCATGACAGGTAATCCCATACATCTATTGAAGTTTCAAAAGTGTTTCCCCGTCTAA
- a CDS encoding GGDEF domain-containing protein, which produces MPATPNTNTTSPTIPAPESGNSGHSSVQSSDSLDSTGVFDAQTQTYSFKYMVSRIQQELIRSQYFQRQAAVFVVAIDILQAVPSTWGQKEKDRVLQAVSLSLINSVRPVDLVGRFAEERFFILCPEITVDSSQELAETLRAACSATKVKHEWHDIPLSVSIGIAVSSDQVTDIETLLAEADVGADLAMQNGGNQYYCY; this is translated from the coding sequence ATGCCGGCAACACCGAACACGAACACGACATCTCCGACGATACCGGCTCCTGAGTCAGGTAATTCCGGTCATTCATCCGTTCAGAGTTCAGATTCATTGGATTCGACAGGCGTCTTCGATGCTCAGACTCAGACCTATAGCTTCAAATATATGGTGAGCAGGATTCAGCAGGAGCTGATTCGTTCACAGTACTTTCAGCGTCAAGCCGCCGTTTTTGTGGTCGCCATCGACATACTACAAGCCGTTCCATCAACCTGGGGTCAGAAGGAGAAGGATAGGGTCCTTCAAGCGGTGTCGCTCAGTCTTATAAATTCGGTTCGCCCTGTGGATTTGGTAGGACGATTCGCCGAGGAACGATTTTTTATTCTATGTCCGGAAATCACTGTTGATTCGTCACAGGAACTAGCGGAAACATTGCGCGCGGCATGTTCCGCAACAAAAGTGAAACATGAATGGCACGATATTCCGCTGTCGGTCAGCATCGGCATAGCCGTGTCATCAGATCAAGTTACGGACATCGAGACTCTGCTTGCTGAAGCAGATGTCGGAGCCGATCTTGCTATGCAAAATGGTGGCAATCAGTACTACTGCTATTAA
- a CDS encoding long-chain fatty acid--CoA ligase, producing MNRVRLLKPASFMMTEPLAQSNPDTIPSQSQDFSSFLAESDGRLSHAEVIRRLFSPANHLPEPRQDKAIVVVTAGETERAVTHAHIENLVLHGVEELTARGVRAGDKVLFYSENSPEYTSTILACWSMNAMAVLVDYRADRADVLAIAKKLNASVLLTSKKLYTDYSFETKLFADAGIQVVDVSVLIDRKDKAFDSRLDFSSIDIDRPAFTILTSGTTGAPKTSVHTLRSLIDNIIDLAEAAHEQGEITALTPLPISHVFGLTVFLIAQVLGAKTVLTELEPVGFVKAVHRHKPEWIAALPQYYGALLSAPHGFIKLENARLLLCGGAPLTVSLADKFEETFGKRLNNGYGSTECKLVAFNRDNGPPLSVGTPVGAIKIDIVNEQDEVLPEGKLGEVRIAGSMLMDGYLDNEEESRKVLRNGFYYTGDIGRFEDGHLFVVGRKNDVVIVGGVVVRVGVVEEALRNNPEVKDVAVTAVHNRRLGQLVKASVVLVDDKIGEKLNSTNSMERLETQRVLERRFKEFCRQHLSRYQRPMRWEFLDSHKSLPKTLAGKTDKKKIS from the coding sequence ATGAACAGGGTACGACTTTTAAAACCAGCGAGCTTTATGATGACTGAGCCATTAGCGCAATCAAACCCGGATACGATCCCTTCACAGAGCCAAGATTTCTCCAGTTTTTTGGCGGAGTCGGATGGCAGACTCTCGCATGCAGAAGTTATTCGGAGGTTGTTTTCGCCCGCTAACCATTTACCGGAACCTCGCCAGGACAAAGCCATTGTTGTTGTCACGGCTGGCGAAACTGAGCGGGCTGTAACGCACGCGCATATCGAGAATCTTGTCTTGCACGGTGTCGAAGAATTGACGGCACGAGGCGTGCGTGCGGGCGATAAAGTCCTGTTCTACAGTGAGAACAGTCCTGAGTATACTTCAACGATTTTGGCGTGCTGGTCGATGAATGCCATGGCAGTTCTAGTTGACTATCGAGCCGACCGCGCGGATGTGCTGGCAATAGCAAAAAAGTTGAATGCAAGTGTGTTGCTCACATCTAAAAAACTCTACACGGATTATTCATTCGAAACTAAGCTCTTTGCCGACGCCGGGATTCAAGTAGTGGATGTGTCTGTACTGATTGACCGGAAGGATAAGGCTTTTGATTCGCGATTGGATTTCAGTTCTATTGATATTGACAGACCTGCATTCACGATTCTTACTTCAGGAACTACGGGGGCTCCCAAAACCTCTGTGCATACTCTCCGTTCGCTGATCGACAACATAATTGATCTTGCTGAAGCTGCGCACGAGCAAGGGGAAATTACCGCTCTGACGCCGCTTCCGATCAGTCATGTTTTCGGACTGACAGTTTTTTTGATTGCACAGGTGCTTGGCGCTAAGACCGTTCTGACTGAACTCGAACCTGTTGGATTTGTCAAAGCTGTTCATCGTCACAAGCCCGAGTGGATTGCTGCTCTGCCTCAGTACTACGGTGCCTTGCTTTCCGCGCCGCATGGATTCATTAAGTTGGAAAATGCCAGATTGTTACTTTGTGGCGGTGCACCGCTCACGGTATCATTGGCGGATAAGTTCGAAGAGACTTTTGGTAAAAGGTTGAACAACGGCTATGGTTCTACTGAATGCAAACTTGTGGCATTCAATCGGGATAATGGTCCACCGCTGTCCGTGGGAACTCCAGTTGGTGCCATCAAGATCGACATCGTCAACGAACAGGACGAGGTGCTGCCGGAAGGTAAGCTTGGCGAGGTGCGAATCGCCGGCTCGATGTTGATGGATGGCTACCTTGATAACGAGGAGGAGAGCCGCAAGGTTTTGCGCAATGGGTTCTATTACACCGGTGATATTGGACGGTTTGAGGACGGACATTTGTTCGTCGTTGGGCGTAAAAATGACGTTGTAATTGTGGGCGGCGTTGTTGTTAGAGTTGGCGTGGTGGAGGAAGCTCTCCGAAATAATCCCGAAGTTAAAGATGTGGCGGTGACTGCGGTTCACAATAGACGGCTGGGACAACTGGTCAAAGCCTCCGTCGTTCTTGTCGACGATAAGATTGGTGAAAAGCTGAATTCGACGAATTCGATGGAAAGGCTTGAGACGCAGCGTGTTTTGGAGCGCCGTTTTAAGGAGTTTTGCAGACAACACTTGTCGCGCTACCAGCGCCCTATGAGGTGGGAGTTTTTAGACTCGCATAAGAGCTTGCCGAAAACGCTCGCCGGCAAGACTGACAAGAAGAAAATTAGCTGA